In Uranotaenia lowii strain MFRU-FL chromosome 2, ASM2978415v1, whole genome shotgun sequence, one genomic interval encodes:
- the LOC129741054 gene encoding protein sickie-like, protein MPGSAFGYAICRSSRGDNLDCIGVTMDAGSGKSVSRPASANGGREFWGRLPEPSQNGTSQSSQQGSQPPSPTSSRKDRSSPSHSRKSSSSSSSKLVSSRTSSKSGVPQSFGYAKKTNGTDPQQQVLMSGGRTAHVSAVPRTSKLKVSGGTQTTTADFQAKTQQHPQYRSFSLTGPGAAQLSQSVKERFGSGTHSLPKPGLDMHVFQHRMSSRGSAKLNDGSLSDTQTYAEVKPDYGSYAMWLRHSSTASSRLSEGDTLDGFTLGNGGSGAGSGPGGGPGGNTGGRPNKLLHHTRGETQPAGTVPGLHHHHGAGTTHSPRLNRSNSISYLKERTYPRSTKSEKMYPSMLSRGPDVEIEPYYCLPVGTVPGSGAQGGHHPMGPNGGMVPWSQPTSPTPPARGFAGLLSPTHTPSHRLTYPKKNDEGKQFP, encoded by the exons ATGCCGGGTAGCGCCTTTGGGTATGCAAT ATGTCGTAGTAGCAGAGGTGACAATTTGGACTGCATTGGAGTGACAATGGATGCTGGAAGTGGAAAATCTGTTTCGAGACCTGCATCCGCAAACGGAGGACGGGAATTCTGGGGTCGGCTACCGGAGCCATCACAAAACGGAACCTCCCAGAGCAGTCAGCAAGGTTCTCAACCTCCCAGCCCTACATCCAGCCGTAAGGATCGTAGTTCTCCAAGCCACTCGAGGAAGAGTTCATCGTCTTCCTCGTCTAAACTGGTCAGTAGTCGAACGTCCTCGAAGAGTGGTGTTCCCCAGAGCTTCGGGTACGCCAAGAAAACAAACGGAACCGATCCGCAGCAACAGGTACTGATGAGCGGCGGACGAACGGCCCATGTTTCAGCAGTTCCCAGAACTAGTAAACTGAAGGTTTCCGGGGGAACCCAAACAACCACAGCAGATTTTCAAGCCA AAACCCAACAACATCCGCAGTATCGAAGCTTCTCGCTAACCGGCCCTGGAGCGGCCCAACTCAGTCAATCGGTCAAAGAAAGGTTTGGTTCCGGAACGCATAGTTTGCCAAAACCCGGTTTAGATATGCATGTCTTCCAACATAG AATGTCTTCCCGTGGATCGGCCAAGCTAAACGACGGTAGTCTAAGCGATACGCAAACCTATGCCGAAGTGAAGCCCGACTACGGCAGCTACGCCATGTGGCTGCGCCATTCCAGTACGGCCTCGAGCCGGCTTTCGGAGGGCGACACCTTGGATGGGTTCACCTTGGGCAATGGGGGCTCGGGCGCTGGAAGTGGCCCAGGTGGTGGTCCGGGAGGCAATACCGGAGGCCGTCCGAACAAGTTGCTTCACCACACCCGTGGCGAAACGCAACCCGCTGGAACGGTGCCCGGACTGCATCACCACCACGGCGCCGGAACCACGCACAGCCCCCGCCTGAACCGTAGCAATAGCATCAG CTATTTGAAAGAGCGGACCTATCCCAG ATCCACCAAATCGGAGAAAATGTACCCATCGATGTTGAGCCGGGGTCCGGACGTGGAAATCGAACCGTACTACTGTCTGCCGGTGGGAACAGTTCCGGGTTCGGGAGCACAAGGCGGACATCATCCGATGGGACCGAATGGCGGCATGGTTCCTTGGAGTCAACCCACGTCGCCAACTCCGCCGGCTCGTGGATTCGCCGGGCTTCTTTCGCCCACCCACACACCCTCCCATCGGTTGACCTATCCCAAGAAGAATGATGAAGGTAAGCAATTTCCCTAG